The following proteins are co-located in the Fusobacteria bacterium ZRK30 genome:
- a CDS encoding UDP-N-acetylmuramoyl-tripeptide--D-alanyl-D-alanine ligase yields MHRLKFFNEMFPNKKHLKGIEIGEILIDSRKVKKNDIFIGIRSGNKYVEDVLEKGACLVFYDDINIKIEDERAVYVENSILFLQELAKKYRESLDVTVVGITGSEGKTSTKDILYSILSKRYKGKKTQGNYNNHIGLPLTLLQLEEDDKFIALEMGMSNLGEIRRLGEIAAPDYAVVTNIGDSHLEFLENRNNVFKAKTEIFEFVKPEFRVVYGDDPYFKGAEAIRVGKNESNSYIIKEFCQDKKGGEFKLSFSGEVMEVQTNLYGEYNSINIALAMTVALKMGVSKEEILDACKDLKLTGMRFERVEKDGKIFINDAYNASPIAMKVSLETFDEIFKGDYKVAVLGDMLELGKESGKLHEELSETIENLDLDEVYLVGKEMKNLYIKLDHKKCFYFETVEEIRDRIKLVKDEAAVFLKASNGICLNKILD; encoded by the coding sequence ATGCATAGATTAAAGTTTTTTAACGAAATGTTTCCAAATAAAAAACATCTTAAAGGGATTGAAATAGGAGAAATTCTTATAGATAGCAGGAAGGTAAAAAAAAATGATATTTTTATCGGAATAAGGTCTGGAAATAAATATGTTGAAGATGTATTGGAAAAAGGTGCTTGTTTGGTGTTTTATGATGATATAAATATTAAAATAGAGGATGAGAGAGCAGTCTATGTAGAAAATAGTATCTTATTCTTACAGGAATTAGCTAAAAAATACAGGGAAAGTTTGGATGTAACAGTTGTAGGAATTACTGGGAGTGAAGGAAAGACTTCTACAAAGGATATCCTCTATTCTATCTTATCGAAAAGATACAAGGGGAAGAAGACTCAGGGGAACTACAACAATCATATAGGTCTGCCACTGACCCTCCTACAGCTAGAGGAAGATGACAAGTTTATAGCTTTAGAGATGGGAATGAGTAACTTAGGTGAGATAAGACGATTAGGAGAGATAGCCGCTCCGGATTATGCTGTAGTGACCAATATAGGGGATTCTCACTTAGAGTTTTTAGAAAATAGAAATAATGTTTTTAAAGCAAAAACAGAGATTTTTGAATTTGTAAAACCAGAATTTAGAGTGGTTTATGGAGATGATCCTTATTTTAAAGGTGCAGAAGCTATAAGAGTAGGGAAAAATGAAAGTAATAGTTACATTATAAAGGAATTTTGCCAGGATAAAAAAGGCGGAGAATTTAAACTATCTTTTTCAGGTGAGGTGATGGAAGTGCAAACGAACCTATATGGGGAGTATAACTCTATCAATATAGCCTTAGCTATGACAGTAGCTCTAAAGATGGGAGTATCCAAGGAAGAAATTTTAGATGCCTGCAAAGATCTGAAGCTGACAGGGATGCGATTTGAAAGAGTTGAAAAAGATGGAAAAATTTTTATAAATGATGCTTATAATGCCAGTCCGATAGCTATGAAAGTATCCTTAGAAACTTTTGATGAAATTTTTAAAGGTGATTACAAGGTGGCTGTATTAGGGGATATGCTGGAATTAGGAAAAGAAAGTGGTAAGCTTCATGAAGAGTTGTCTGAAACTATAGAAAATTTAGATTTAGATGAGGTCTATTTAGTGGGAAAAGAGATGAAGAATTTATATATAAAATTGGACCATAAAAAATGTTTTTATTTTGAGACTGTGGAAGAAATAAGAGACAGAATAAAGTTGGTAAAAGATGAGGCTGCAGTATTTTTAAAGGCTTCGAATGGTATTTGTTTGAATAAAATTTTAGATTAG
- the mraY gene encoding phospho-N-acetylmuramoyl-pentapeptide-transferase, which produces MLYYLAEKYESLTYLKSIYLRGFLGFAISLMIVMILGKPFIAYLRKEKIGDEAKDVGPETHFTKTGTPTMGGVLIVFSATITNLIVGNLTNKFNLMLLLCMLLFSGIGFLDDYRKLTICKKGLSGRKKMIGQALIAILTWLFIIKFGISETELDFGIMNPFSKNYLYIGAVPLLGWILLVLIGSSNAVNITDGLDGLVIMPVIIAASILGLIAYFTGHIELSQHFDLYYIAGTGEITVFLTGLIGAGLGFLWFNFYPAEIFMGDTGSLMLGGLLGVVTIFLRQELLFLLIGFVFVVEAVSVILQVGSYKMRKKRIFRMAPIHHHFELQGLAETKVTIRFWIIGLLCGIGSLIILKLR; this is translated from the coding sequence ATGTTATATTATTTGGCGGAAAAGTATGAAAGTTTAACGTATTTAAAATCGATTTATTTGAGAGGTTTCCTGGGGTTTGCCATATCACTTATGATTGTGATGATCTTAGGAAAACCATTTATAGCTTATTTAAGGAAGGAAAAAATAGGAGACGAAGCAAAGGATGTAGGGCCGGAAACACATTTTACAAAGACTGGGACTCCTACAATGGGAGGAGTCTTGATAGTCTTCTCTGCAACAATAACTAATTTAATTGTGGGAAATCTGACCAATAAATTTAATTTGATGTTGCTTCTGTGCATGCTTTTATTCAGTGGGATAGGTTTCCTAGATGATTATAGAAAGTTAACAATCTGTAAAAAAGGTTTGTCAGGTAGAAAAAAGATGATTGGACAGGCGTTAATAGCAATCCTGACTTGGTTGTTTATAATTAAATTTGGAATATCGGAAACGGAGTTAGATTTTGGAATAATGAATCCATTTTCAAAGAACTATCTGTATATAGGAGCAGTTCCACTACTAGGGTGGATACTCTTGGTATTGATAGGAAGCTCAAATGCTGTAAATATAACAGATGGATTGGATGGGCTAGTGATAATGCCGGTAATTATAGCAGCGTCTATTCTAGGGCTGATAGCGTACTTTACAGGGCATATAGAGTTAAGTCAGCATTTTGATCTTTACTATATAGCAGGAACAGGGGAAATCACCGTATTTTTAACCGGTTTAATAGGAGCAGGGTTAGGATTTTTATGGTTCAATTTCTATCCAGCTGAAATATTTATGGGAGATACAGGTTCTCTGATGTTAGGTGGATTATTAGGGGTAGTTACAATATTTTTGAGACAGGAACTACTGTTTCTTTTAATTGGTTTTGTATTTGTAGTAGAAGCAGTATCTGTAATATTACAAGTAGGTTCATATAAGATGAGGAAAAAAAGGATATTTAGGATGGCTCCTATCCATCACCACTTTGAATTACAAGGTTTAGCAGAAACTAAGGTAACTATTAGATTTTGGATAATAGGATTATTGTGTGGTATAGGAAGTTTGATAATACTAAAATTAAGATAA
- the murD gene encoding UDP-N-acetylmuramoyl-L-alanine--D-glutamate ligase has product MKKAMIYGAGVSGKSVMRLFEEIKWETVLVDDKIGVSSTDAVAYLEEVDLFVKSPGIPYNDLIEKAKKKGIKIVDEIEVSYNYMKKTSETKIIAITGTNGKTTTTSKLAGLLNAAGISSIAAGNIGTPYSEAVLKKNKYEYIVLELSSYQLENLYEFKADIAMIINLAPDHLNRYRDADEYYDTKFNVGMNQSSKEKFIVNIDDLEIMKRLDRVDGKILNLSLEENADICVSEDNLYFKGEKVTGIDNFSLKGKHNLQNMLFVVGAAKLIGIDNNVITNFLENTDSLEHRMEDFYTYKNQNNAVKFINDSKGTNLESTMKAIGAFEEPILICGGCDKNLELTPLIEEIKESVKEVYLIGELAPKLEKELLAVNYPKEDIYNLETLEKVMIALEKKIKNMDLKKNLTVLLSPATSSFDQFKSFEERGKVFKKLVLEKFKEEN; this is encoded by the coding sequence ATGAAAAAAGCTATGATATATGGAGCTGGAGTCAGCGGTAAAAGTGTAATGAGATTATTTGAAGAGATCAAATGGGAAACAGTACTTGTAGATGACAAAATAGGTGTTTCGTCTACAGATGCGGTAGCTTATTTAGAAGAGGTAGACCTGTTTGTAAAAAGTCCGGGAATACCCTATAACGATCTAATAGAAAAAGCGAAAAAAAAAGGTATTAAAATAGTGGATGAGATAGAGGTATCATATAACTATATGAAAAAAACTTCTGAGACAAAAATTATAGCTATTACAGGAACTAATGGAAAGACCACAACAACAAGTAAGTTAGCCGGATTATTGAATGCAGCAGGAATTAGTAGTATAGCAGCGGGAAATATAGGAACTCCATATTCAGAAGCTGTTTTAAAGAAAAATAAATATGAATATATAGTTTTAGAACTGAGCTCCTACCAGCTGGAAAATTTATATGAATTTAAAGCTGATATAGCTATGATAATCAACCTTGCTCCCGATCATTTGAACAGGTACAGGGACGCAGATGAATACTACGATACAAAATTCAACGTAGGAATGAATCAGAGTTCAAAGGAAAAATTTATAGTAAATATAGATGACCTGGAGATAATGAAAAGATTAGATAGGGTTGATGGAAAGATTTTAAATCTATCTCTAGAAGAAAATGCTGATATCTGTGTATCTGAAGATAACCTCTATTTTAAAGGTGAAAAGGTAACAGGTATAGATAATTTTTCATTAAAAGGGAAACATAACTTACAGAATATGTTATTTGTTGTAGGAGCAGCAAAATTAATTGGTATAGATAATAATGTTATAACAAATTTTTTAGAAAATACCGACAGTTTGGAGCATAGAATGGAGGATTTTTATACCTATAAAAATCAAAATAATGCTGTAAAATTTATAAATGACTCCAAAGGAACTAATTTAGAGTCTACAATGAAGGCCATAGGAGCTTTTGAAGAACCAATTCTCATATGTGGCGGGTGTGATAAAAACCTGGAATTAACACCCCTCATTGAGGAAATTAAGGAAAGTGTAAAAGAAGTATATTTAATAGGAGAATTAGCTCCTAAACTAGAGAAGGAATTATTGGCGGTAAACTATCCTAAGGAGGATATTTATAATTTAGAAACTCTGGAAAAAGTAATGATTGCACTGGAGAAAAAAATAAAAAATATGGATTTAAAAAAAAATCTGACAGTTCTTCTGTCCCCGGCTACCTCCAGCTTTGACCAATTTAAAAGTTTTGAAGAGAGGGGAAAGGTGTTCAAAAAATTGGTTTTAGAAAAATTTAAAGAAGAGAATTAA
- the murG gene encoding undecaprenyldiphospho-muramoylpentapeptide beta-N-acetylglucosaminyltransferase, translating to MKKIILTAGGTGGHIYPALAVAHELRKKNIDLLFIGTSHRMEKEIVPNAGHKFIGLDVLPLRNFKSIIKVLKATKKAISILRKEKPDAVIGFGNYISIPTLLGAIILRIPIYLQEQNVTLGLANKIFYRFSKKMFLAFDLTYDELPSKYQSRLQVTGNPLRKEFYTLNPHTEREKIKLEDHEKMILIMGGSLGARSINEALIKEWDSFLKEKNTRIYWATGEKNYEEVMSKLSKYKLTDQIKPYFENMANIMCAADLVLCRSGALTISELIELGKPSILIPYQLREVGQFENTKILSENKASLIYKDGEAQNAVRMALELLKNEHELTEMKAALKRMKKGNSAEKIVDALEIWGNK from the coding sequence ATGAAAAAAATAATTTTAACAGCAGGAGGAACAGGAGGACATATCTACCCTGCCTTGGCAGTAGCACATGAATTGAGAAAGAAAAATATAGACCTGCTTTTTATAGGGACCAGCCATAGGATGGAAAAAGAGATCGTTCCAAATGCAGGACATAAATTCATAGGCTTAGATGTTTTACCTCTAAGAAATTTTAAATCAATAATAAAAGTCTTAAAAGCTACAAAAAAAGCTATATCGATATTAAGGAAGGAAAAACCCGATGCAGTGATTGGGTTTGGAAACTATATATCTATCCCCACCCTGTTAGGTGCAATAATTTTAAGAATTCCTATATATCTGCAGGAGCAAAACGTTACCTTAGGGCTGGCTAATAAGATATTTTATAGGTTTAGTAAAAAGATGTTTTTAGCCTTTGATCTAACCTATGACGAACTGCCTTCAAAATATCAGTCTAGACTACAGGTTACAGGAAACCCCCTTAGAAAGGAATTTTATACCTTAAATCCTCATACTGAAAGAGAGAAGATAAAATTAGAAGATCATGAAAAGATGATCCTTATTATGGGTGGAAGTTTAGGAGCCAGAAGTATAAATGAAGCATTGATTAAAGAATGGGATTCATTTTTAAAGGAAAAAAATACAAGGATATATTGGGCTACCGGGGAAAAAAATTACGAAGAGGTTATGTCTAAATTATCTAAATATAAATTAACAGATCAGATAAAACCATATTTTGAAAATATGGCCAATATAATGTGTGCTGCTGACTTGGTGTTATGCAGGTCGGGAGCGTTGACAATCTCAGAATTGATAGAGCTGGGAAAACCATCGATATTAATACCATACCAGCTTCGTGAAGTTGGACAGTTTGAGAATACTAAGATCCTTTCAGAGAACAAGGCTAGTTTAATCTATAAAGATGGAGAAGCCCAAAATGCTGTTAGAATGGCTTTGGAATTGTTGAAAAATGAACACGAATTAACAGAGATGAAAGCGGCATTAAAAAGAATGAAAAAAGGAAATTCAGCAGAAAAAATAGTGGATGCTTTAGAGATTTGGGGGAATAAATAG
- the murC gene encoding UDP-N-acetylmuramate--L-alanine ligase produces MKKVFFIGINGIGMSGLAKIMAKSGYCVSGSDQAKKDVSIELESLGVKIHYKHDSKNVEGIDLVVRSSAIKESNPEYKYAMENGIEVIKRGELLARLFNEKAGIAVAGTHGKTTTSSMLGAVMLPLDPSIVVGGILPEINSNAHCGTGEFLVAEADESDNSFLYLLPEYSIITNIEADHLENHGSFENIKKSFIQFYEQTKKLTLLNIDCLESENILGSKDKILTYSIEKKAGIYADNIRIMDGKSVYDVILDGKLLGEFRLSVPGSHNISNSLGVIYLAYTLGVSLEEIKIRLEKFKGAKRRYDILLDGDTRIIDDYAHHPTEIRATLEGAKKIETKKITAIFQPHRYSRVKFLYEEFRGCFDLADEVILLPVYSAGEEDIYGITLKELAADIYTSGDAKILTTVEEILKEIKTEDRTYIFMGAGTISQMAYEVVEKLEVR; encoded by the coding sequence ATGAAAAAAGTATTTTTTATAGGAATAAATGGTATAGGTATGAGTGGATTAGCTAAGATAATGGCTAAGAGCGGATACTGTGTGAGCGGGTCAGACCAGGCTAAAAAAGATGTAAGTATAGAACTCGAAAGTTTAGGAGTTAAAATTCATTATAAACATGATTCAAAAAATGTAGAAGGAATTGACCTGGTAGTGAGATCAAGTGCTATTAAGGAGAGTAACCCAGAATATAAATACGCTATGGAAAATGGAATAGAAGTTATAAAAAGAGGAGAACTTTTGGCTAGGTTATTCAATGAAAAAGCCGGGATAGCTGTAGCCGGGACCCATGGAAAAACTACTACCAGTTCTATGCTGGGAGCTGTAATGCTGCCACTGGATCCATCTATTGTAGTAGGAGGGATCTTACCAGAGATAAATTCCAACGCTCATTGTGGGACAGGAGAATTTTTGGTAGCAGAAGCAGATGAAAGTGATAATTCATTTTTATACCTACTGCCGGAATACTCCATCATAACCAATATAGAGGCGGATCATTTAGAAAATCATGGTAGTTTTGAAAATATAAAGAAATCATTCATACAATTTTATGAGCAGACTAAAAAGCTTACTCTGCTGAATATAGACTGCTTGGAATCAGAAAATATATTGGGATCTAAAGATAAAATATTGACCTATAGTATTGAGAAAAAAGCTGGGATATATGCAGATAATATCAGAATAATGGACGGGAAGAGTGTTTACGATGTGATCTTAGATGGGAAACTTCTGGGAGAATTCAGATTATCTGTACCTGGAAGTCATAATATTTCCAATAGTTTAGGAGTAATATATCTGGCTTATACTCTGGGAGTATCTCTAGAGGAGATAAAGATCAGACTGGAAAAATTTAAGGGTGCCAAGAGAAGGTATGATATTCTTTTAGATGGAGACACAAGGATCATAGATGATTATGCACATCACCCCACTGAGATAAGAGCTACATTGGAAGGTGCTAAAAAAATAGAAACTAAAAAAATTACAGCTATCTTCCAACCTCATAGATATAGCAGAGTAAAATTTTTATATGAAGAATTTAGAGGGTGTTTTGATCTGGCAGATGAGGTAATCTTACTTCCTGTATATTCTGCAGGAGAGGAAGATATATATGGGATTACCTTGAAGGAGTTGGCTGCTGATATTTATACTTCTGGAGATGCAAAGATTTTAACTACTGTGGAAGAAATATTGAAAGAAATAAAAACTGAAGACAGGACCTATATCTTTATGGGAGCTGGAACTATATCCCAGATGGCATATGAGGTAGTTGAAAAGTTGGAGGTAAGATGA
- the murB gene encoding UDP-N-acetylmuramate dehydrogenase, whose protein sequence is MKIYKYHHMREYSNMKIGGTAKELIVIDKKEELVEVLKTREKTFLIGNGTNTLIPDRDMDISFISLNKLNKIEDLGDGRVYVESGLNFDDLIEFIEEKNYSGLENLAGIPGSVGGLIYMNGGAYGSEVFDHIEEVEIVDENFEIRKIKKSEIYVTYRNTEIQKKNWIVISAVFKFEMGFDKERVLELKGKREARHPLNMPNLGSTFKNPEGHFSAKLIIAAGVQGHRVGDMQVSNVHPNFLENHGNAKYNDVIEIIRIVKEKVKLDSGIELEEEIVIIED, encoded by the coding sequence ATGAAAATATATAAATACCATCATATGAGAGAATATTCTAATATGAAAATTGGTGGAACAGCTAAAGAGTTGATAGTAATAGATAAAAAAGAGGAATTGGTTGAAGTTTTAAAAACCAGAGAAAAAACTTTTCTTATAGGTAATGGAACCAATACATTGATTCCGGATAGAGATATGGATATATCTTTTATAAGTTTAAATAAATTAAATAAGATAGAGGATTTAGGAGATGGAAGAGTCTATGTGGAATCAGGATTAAACTTTGATGATCTGATTGAGTTTATAGAAGAAAAAAATTATTCAGGATTGGAAAATTTAGCCGGGATTCCTGGAAGTGTAGGAGGCCTGATCTATATGAATGGAGGAGCCTATGGTTCTGAAGTTTTTGACCATATAGAAGAGGTCGAGATCGTAGATGAAAATTTTGAAATTAGAAAAATAAAGAAATCAGAGATCTATGTGACTTATAGAAATACAGAGATTCAGAAAAAAAACTGGATAGTTATAAGTGCTGTGTTTAAATTTGAAATGGGATTTGATAAAGAAAGAGTTTTGGAACTAAAGGGGAAAAGAGAGGCCAGACATCCTTTGAATATGCCTAATCTGGGAAGTACTTTTAAAAACCCTGAGGGACATTTTTCTGCTAAACTGATAATAGCTGCAGGGGTACAAGGCCACAGAGTAGGGGATATGCAGGTTTCCAATGTTCATCCTAATTTTTTGGAAAATCACGGAAACGCTAAATATAATGATGTTATTGAGATAATCAGGATAGTGAAGGAAAAAGTAAAACTAGATTCAGGGATTGAACTAGAGGAAGAGATCGTAATTATTGAAGACTAG
- a CDS encoding D-alanine--D-alanine ligase: MRIAVLMGGVSSEREISLMSGGAILQGLLNLGYDAFKIDLVEENYLTALMENEYDLAYIALHGEFGEDGRVQAVLDILKKPYTGSGVTASAVSMDKILTKIIVDDFGIKTPMKYTSIDDIKKYPIVIKPSKEGSSVGLYICQNSEEAEKAVEKLKGIDLVIEEFVAGEELTAGILNGEKLGVVKIIPNSGTYDFESKYTVGKTIYEVPAIIEENYYEEAMEIASKVHDILNLRGMSRSDFILSKDGLYFLEVNTSPGMTTTSLLPKLGELKGYSFEMILEKMISDVTNL, translated from the coding sequence ATGAGAATAGCAGTATTGATGGGGGGGGTCTCCTCAGAAAGAGAGATATCACTGATGAGTGGAGGAGCTATATTGCAGGGGCTTCTAAACCTGGGATATGACGCCTTTAAGATAGATCTAGTGGAAGAAAATTATTTGACTGCACTTATGGAAAATGAATATGACTTAGCATATATAGCTTTACATGGTGAGTTTGGTGAAGATGGAAGGGTACAGGCAGTCTTAGATATTTTAAAAAAGCCATATACAGGATCAGGTGTAACAGCCAGTGCTGTATCGATGGATAAAATTTTAACTAAAATAATTGTAGATGATTTTGGAATTAAAACACCAATGAAGTATACTAGTATAGATGATATAAAAAAATATCCAATAGTTATAAAACCTTCTAAAGAGGGGTCTAGTGTAGGACTCTACATCTGTCAAAACTCAGAGGAAGCAGAAAAGGCAGTAGAAAAATTAAAAGGAATAGATCTGGTGATAGAGGAATTTGTTGCTGGAGAGGAGCTGACAGCTGGAATCTTAAATGGAGAAAAATTAGGTGTAGTAAAGATAATACCTAATTCAGGAACCTATGATTTTGAGTCAAAATATACAGTCGGAAAAACTATATATGAAGTTCCTGCCATAATAGAGGAAAATTACTATGAGGAAGCTATGGAGATTGCTTCTAAAGTACACGATATATTAAACCTTAGAGGAATGAGCAGAAGTGACTTTATTCTGTCTAAAGACGGGTTGTATTTTTTAGAGGTGAATACCAGTCCTGGAATGACTACTACAAGCTTACTGCCTAAATTAGGAGAACTAAAAGGTTATAGTTTTGAAATGATATTGGAAAAAATGATATCAGATGTAACAAATTTATAA
- a CDS encoding cell division protein FtsQ/DivIB: MKKILQIIFIGIVCWYTYTEYGDFKRASLFDVTQVNIRAKNIELIDDLAGSIENLKGKNILEIDKKKMKDKILEDVRVKDVVIKTQMPDILLFDIKEKEPFIYIEYKGRIYISDELGKIYGYMKESKKYNMPLFRIDNEKEIKEFIAVMEKISFKDEISQIYKVSNGIAVTTNTGLKIITNIDVDRKKYGVVKKLYDQVRAQSKRGKKIEYIDLRFEDYIIKRIEGDQR; the protein is encoded by the coding sequence ATGAAGAAAATATTGCAAATAATATTCATAGGGATAGTATGTTGGTATACCTATACTGAGTATGGAGACTTTAAAAGAGCCTCCTTATTTGACGTTACCCAAGTAAATATAAGGGCTAAAAATATTGAGCTGATCGATGATTTAGCTGGCAGTATAGAAAACCTAAAGGGTAAAAATATACTGGAAATAGATAAAAAAAAAATGAAGGATAAAATATTAGAGGATGTAAGGGTAAAAGATGTGGTCATAAAAACTCAGATGCCCGATATTTTATTATTTGATATAAAGGAAAAAGAACCTTTTATATATATAGAATATAAAGGTAGGATTTACATATCCGATGAATTGGGTAAAATATATGGGTATATGAAAGAGAGTAAAAAATATAATATGCCTTTATTTCGGATAGATAATGAAAAAGAGATAAAAGAATTTATAGCGGTTATGGAAAAAATTAGTTTTAAAGATGAAATATCCCAGATATATAAGGTAAGTAATGGGATAGCAGTGACAACAAATACAGGGCTTAAGATAATCACAAATATAGATGTAGACAGAAAAAAATATGGGGTTGTAAAAAAACTATATGATCAGGTAAGGGCTCAAAGTAAAAGGGGTAAAAAAATAGAGTATATTGATTTGAGGTTTGAAGACTACATTATAAAAAGGATAGAGGGTGATCAAAGATGA
- the ftsA gene encoding cell division protein FtsA translates to MMRRIRTGIDIGSSKTTIIVGELYDSGKNIKVLGQTIVPSNGIKKGEIIDGELFSRTLRLGKERLEDKLGVVIKKATIGVSGSDIKSSTTEIEYKLSDEEIEVTEDHCDQIFEISKEKVVKEDEQVIAKEIYNYRVDDSGIMKNPVGKVGNKLKVNVHLIRIPKLKVKKIVETLNKAKIEVDSLIYNGEASSKATLKKIDKVNGVALVDIGYGLTEITIFKNNRLINTNVIPIGGMHYVNDLKYVLELNQEVVKNILLEIKNKDIDEKITVSYLENGESMTKTFEVRYLREIMDARTDEILEYISKSIEASGYKEYLKNGVVLAGGVVGDYGILEKLKSLLDYDIRIGTTIKIDGMTTTLKNPACITGMGVLLTALEDEYSDLQKTNVEDKVEEVKEKVETVNKVEKKEAVKKKTGTKSPSKFKKWLGNFI, encoded by the coding sequence ATGATGAGAAGGATAAGAACAGGAATAGATATAGGGTCATCTAAAACAACTATTATTGTAGGAGAATTATATGATTCTGGAAAAAATATAAAGGTATTGGGGCAGACTATTGTTCCATCTAACGGAATAAAAAAAGGTGAAATAATCGATGGGGAATTATTCAGTAGAACCTTGAGATTGGGAAAGGAAAGACTGGAAGATAAGCTTGGAGTAGTAATAAAAAAAGCTACTATAGGAGTCAGTGGAAGTGATATAAAATCTAGTACCACAGAGATTGAGTATAAGCTTTCCGATGAGGAGATAGAAGTTACTGAAGATCATTGTGATCAAATTTTTGAGATATCTAAAGAAAAGGTAGTTAAAGAAGATGAACAGGTAATTGCCAAGGAAATTTATAATTACAGGGTAGATGATTCTGGAATAATGAAAAACCCAGTAGGAAAAGTAGGAAATAAATTAAAGGTAAATGTTCATTTGATAAGGATTCCGAAATTAAAGGTAAAAAAAATAGTAGAAACACTAAATAAAGCAAAGATAGAGGTAGACAGCCTTATATATAATGGAGAAGCATCTTCAAAAGCTACTCTGAAAAAAATAGATAAGGTAAATGGTGTAGCATTGGTAGACATCGGGTATGGTTTGACAGAGATAACTATCTTTAAAAATAACAGGCTTATAAATACAAATGTAATACCTATAGGTGGTATGCACTATGTCAATGATCTTAAATATGTGTTAGAATTAAATCAAGAGGTAGTGAAAAATATCTTATTGGAGATAAAAAACAAGGATATAGATGAAAAAATTACAGTATCTTATTTAGAAAATGGAGAAAGTATGACTAAGACCTTTGAAGTTAGATATTTAAGGGAGATAATGGATGCTAGAACCGATGAGATATTGGAATATATTTCAAAGAGTATAGAGGCTTCCGGGTACAAAGAATACCTGAAAAACGGTGTTGTATTGGCTGGAGGAGTTGTAGGAGATTATGGAATTTTAGAAAAGTTAAAATCTTTACTGGATTACGATATCAGGATAGGAACTACTATCAAGATAGATGGAATGACAACTACACTAAAAAATCCTGCCTGTATTACAGGAATGGGGGTATTGCTAACAGCTCTTGAGGATGAATACAGCGATCTGCAAAAAACAAATGTAGAGGATAAGGTAGAGGAAGTAAAGGAAAAAGTGGAAACTGTCAATAAAGTAGAAAAAAAAGAAGCAGTTAAGAAAAAGACTGGAACTAAAAGTCCGTCTAAATTTAAAAAATGGTTGGGAAATTTTATATAG